One Mus caroli chromosome 6, CAROLI_EIJ_v1.1, whole genome shotgun sequence genomic window, ttttaattttcattaaaaatatctaatGCATTTCCATTTTAGCTTAAACAGTTACATCTCCCAGAGACCATATCTTTGTCCTGTGAATCTGAAAGCCCACCAACccccccctttctgtttctcaccaCTTACTTGGATTACAGTAggtacaccacacatacacacagtagcCCCTTCCACACTCATTGTTATCTTCCATTGACATAAAACATCTTCTATtagattttaatttcattttaatccaCAGTGACATCCACTGAACACATGAATATTCATAtaacaagagagaaaaatgagtttCAAGAGGGTGTGGTTTGAAGGGCAGAGCAACTCCATGGAAAACTTAGGATTAGAATGAAGTCCAGAGAGCTCACAGGGACAAGCTTGATTCCTCATGCCTCTCTATCATGTAATCCTCTGATGGTGACATGTCCTTTCCATCTCCACTGagggtagaagaaaagaaacaagtgaCATATGACACTCACCCAGTTACAAGGAAGAACTTCCACAATTGTGAGCAGATGACAGCAATGAAGGCCAGTGTATCTTTTGAAGTACAAAAGTAACACAAAGTGGGGTTTGCTAGTTTATTTAGGAGGTATCCATGAGGATATTAGATAGCACATGGCTTTTGGCTTAGACTTGAATAGAATCCTTACACTCTCGTCAGTGAGATCATAGAAATATACTTAATATATCTCTAATACTACAtcattaatatgtaaataatagTATATAAGTAAAAATGCTTTGTAGAAAATTGAGTTAGAGCATTTTATTATGGCCCATGCATCGATCTAACCCAGTGagtctcaatcttcctaatgctgccactcTCTACTACAGTTCCTCTTCTATACAGTTCCAACCAAAAGCTATTTCATTGCTATTCACAACTATAAATTTGCtattgttataaaatataatgtaaatagctgatatgcaggatatctcaTATTTGATCCCCAAAGGAATCTTGATCCgtaggctgagaaccactgagttcTAACCTATACTATGCTATTAATAAACAACTGTTAATGCTATAGGTACTCAAAAAAGGCATGAATAATAGATGTTTACCAGTCTATGGACTCTGATTAAGTGATTCTTTTCTCTCAGAAAGGCTAGGTCCTGTGTATTTGATATGGATGTGGAGAACCAGACACGGGTCACCAAGTTCATTCTGGTAGGGTTTCCTGGGAGCTTGAGCATGAGAGCAGCTGTGTTCCTAATGTTTCTTGTGGCCTATATTCTGACTGTAGCTGAAAATGTGATCATCATCCTACTGGTGCAACAGAACCGACCACTACACAAGCCTATGTACTTCTTCCTTGCCAACCTGTCTTTCTTGGAGACCTGGTACATCTCTGTTACCGTTCCCAAGCTGCTGTTCAGCTTCTGGTCCATGAGTAACAGCATTTCCTTCACTCACTGTATGATACAGCTTTACTTCTTCATTGCACTTATGTGTACGGAATGCGTTCTCCTAGCTGCAATGGCCTATGATCGTTATGTGGCTATCTGCCGCCCATTACACTACCCCACCATCATGAGCCATGGACTCTGTTTCCGCCTAGCTCTTGGTTCCTGGGTCATTGGCTTTGGCATCTCTTTGGCAAAGATCTACTTCATCTCTCGCCTCAGCTTCTGTGGCCCCAATGTCATCAACCACTTCTTTTGTGATATCTCTCCAGTTCTTAATCTCTCCTGCACAGACATGTCCATTGCAGAGCTGGTGGACTTTGTTTTGGCTCTGGTCATCTTCCTCTTTCCACTGTCAATCACTGTTTTATCATATGGATGCATTCTGGCCACTGTGTTACGCATGCCAACAGGAAAGCAGAAAGCCTTTTCCACCTGTGCTTCCCACCTCGTGGTGGTTACCATCTTCTACTCAGCCACTATTTTTATGTATGCCCGACCCCGAGCTATCCATGCCTTCAACATGAACAAAGTTATTTCTATCTTCTATGCCATTGTGACCCCTGCCCTCAATCCTTTCATTTATTGCCTAAGGAACCGAGAGGTAAAAGAAGCTCTAAAGAAATTGATTTATTGCCAGGTCATCCGATCTGACTAGTCTCTTATGGCTGATTGGAAAGAAAAGACTGACTTCTCTGCTGTCCTATGTCCTCTTTCTTTCAATGCCCTAGCTCAAGATCATTGGTGTTAATATGATTTCATCATGTACACAACAATCTTGGCActtgtatatatttgtgcatgaGATCTCTAAGGACATACAtgctatgtatatatctatagaaaaataattctctttGACTCTAATCAAACATGGAGTTTATAAGAATGTAGATAACCCAGTTAAACAAGATGTGATATGGTGTTGTGTGGTTTGGCCTGATTTGGGTCCTGCAAGCACAAACAGTTCTGAGGTTAAAAGATTCCATGATGTCCCTTATTTCCCATTTACCTGACTGGCAGAGGAAATAGATTTCTCAACAACAGAGGCTTGGAGCCTCTGTTGGTGGCAGAGGGTGGAAGACTGTTGCTCAATTCCTTCCAAAACCTTACTTAGGCACTAACTTCCTAGTGTAAGTACCACTCCTTGAGTAGCACCCTTTCTGCTAGCAAGAGCAagcttttataaaatgaattgtaCATTATATAATCATATCTTGCAGTCTGATACAATTTATGTACTTGCTTTTTCTTGAAGTCCATGTTTCCtttcagaatatttatttacattctctGATGGATTAATGTAAAGTAGATgatgaataaatcttaaataagTTCAGTACTGACTCATCTAGCCTTATTAGTTCTCTTGTCTTGCAAACAAAGTATTTTTTCATTAATCctccttttcctgtctttttttgttttaccaTGTATACACAGATACAATAACAACACAATTTTAAGGAATGACAGGATTTTCCTTCCATGCCACGGTCATCCTCAGCTCTTTTTCTGACCTCCTACATAAAACCTTTCTGATTCGCTCTACAGATTTGTTCTATTTCACAGTCTAGCCAAGAGTGAAGTGAGTTCTGCTGTCAGCTACATTCAACATAATGGCTGAGAGGCCAGAATTTAGTTTTTCTCATGGGCAATTTTAAACATGAATACTCATTACATCCATTACAACTTTCACCTAAGTAGAAGAATCACATTAAAAGTAAGAAGTATTTAGGAAGAATTACttcttcattcactcattcagtgCATTTGTAATAGTGTTTCCCCCAAACATTAGAAAGCAAAGGTCAAAAGCTCAGGCTGTTTGATTCTGAGCTCTGGAGATTTCCTATTCAGTGCATGAGTCTCCCTAAGGAAAACATGCCTCTTCGGCGGCAAGGAGTAGAAGGTAATTGCAAAGGAACTAAGTGGATAATGAACTTCTACAGCAGGTGATGACTGATAAAATATAGTGGACAAATGGGAAGCACAGAtcttaggaaaggaaagaaatgggaaagaaaggaaaggaaaggaaaggaaaggaaaggaaaggaaaggaaaggaaaggaaaggaaaggaaaggaaaggaaaggaaaggaaaggaaaggaaaggaaaNaaaggaaaggaaaggaaaggaaaggaaaggaaaggaaaggaaaggaaaggatcaAAGAGAAATAGACATATTCTTCACTTTAGGGAATAAATGTGCAAATACAAACTGCTGATATAGAAATAATTTAGTTTGTGCTTCTGGATGGATTTCATTTCCTTAGTCAATAAAAAGTGCTTATgagtgtctttttattttaaaccacaaatatataaaaggaattattttctGAATAATTCATATGAATCAATCTATCATGTTACAGTCTAGCGGAAATAGTAATTGTGTGCCTAAAAAATAggcaaaacaagcaagcaagcaagaaacaaacaaacaaagcatgtTTTATAGAGATCAGAAAAACAAGccagaacaaaacaataaaagtcaAAGTCCATAATCTAAGTTTTCACTTTAGATATGTATTGTACCAAGGGGACTTGGAAGGACTGTTTATACTTGCTAGAACATTGATTCTTTATATGGAAAATAGGAATAATTATGCTTGCTCAGTTTGGCTTACACAATTGTTATGAGGCTCAGCTAACATGATCCAAAAGGTTTTGAGTACTCAGCGCCTAGGATAGTCTAAGATCGGAAAAAGATGTTTCTTAATGGAAGTTTATGTGGAGAAATTAGTAAGAAGGGATATGCTTTTTCACCTGTCTGAAAGTACTCTATACAGATTGTGTACAGATTGTTTATGTCCATGGACACAATCTTGGAGTCAGCAGCTGTAAGGCAACTGTCTGTTTATGatttcctttgtgactgagtaatGGAAAAGGTGTAAAAGGGTGGGTTTTGGAGAAGGTGCACATTTTATTAAGCTATaatgaaagaacaaatgaaagttAGTAATGTACCTTTGACCTCTTCATGAAAATAGGATAGAGAAGGAATTTAGAAAGTGTAATTCAGAGTAATACATTAATTTGCCTCAACAGAAAGAATACAACGCTTAGCAGTTCAATAGGTAAATTCTGAGAAAACAAGCTATCTGTAATATATGACACCAGCCTTTTTCTACACTTGATGTCACTGTGACTCCATTCCTTAACTCTTTCAATTGGTTCCTGAAGAACTGAAAGGTCAAAGAAACTGTGGAGAAACTAGTCTATTGCCAGGCCACTGGATCTGACTAGTATGTTATGATTTTGTAGAAAGAAATGattctctgctctgctttctaTATAGTTTCTCCCATCAATGGCCGGCATAGTTATTAGTGGTGTCAATATGATGTCACCATGTTTACACAACTTGTAGGGCATTATGCCTATGTGTTCATGCAGATTGAACTCTAAAGGCATACACACTGAAGATTTCTATTTAACTCTAACCTAACATGAGAGTATAGGTAAAGTGAGAACTGAATTAATCAGAATGGGAGGTAGAAGTGTGTGGAAAGGCCTGCTTCATATACTGAAAGAAAGGACAGTTCTAAGGTCAAATTTTAATGTGGTGTGGATTCTGACCCATCTGCCTGCCCAGGGCAGAACACCAGCTTCTCCAAAAATCCCACTTACACCAGACAGTTTTACTTAGAGTGAGTTTATACCAAGTAAAGATGCTACAAATCCACTGTTCAGTTTACCTAGAGGGCAAGCACTAAGACTCTTGTTATCCCCAATCAAACTTATaaggaatttcataaaattcaatatagaaaaattaattatgcatcttttaataaataaagtaaatctttaaaatatgagaACAACAATATTTTCTATTGTGCAGAAAACTAAAGACATTGGAGGAAGTCACAGTTTGTTTTAAAAGTAGATTGTACTAGAGAAAATGCTTCCTTAATGAAGGTGCCTATTTCAATCAGCAGCtggctgctttttctttctaGGTACTATTAGGATTTATGttcttcttttattgaaaataagtctatttttcttaaataatatatcctgattatgtcttctcctcccttcacttcccagttcctttcttttttttttgatttttaatNNNNNNNNNNNagctgccctggtgcttttctgaccgccCCAGTTCCTTTCTACATCCTCTTCTATGTGAACCcaacttctttctgtctctcattgaAGAGCAACCTGGCTTCTAAGTGGTAATAATATATTGGAATATACAATGGGataatataatatgtaacatAGAAAAACTAATGcatcagaattggacaaaacaaacaaacagaagggaaagaacCCCAGAAAAGTCACAAGAAACACTCATAGTCACAGAGTTCTACTTATTTGCACATCCAGGAATCACATAAAAACAGGAAAGTGGAATTCATAATATAAATGCAAAGAACataggggaaaagagaaaataaataaacaagtaaaatggaataaaaataaaataaaatttggaaggaaaaaaggaaacgTCCTGACATGACATTATGAAACAAGGATGCTTCAAAGATGACCTTGCTTTGGTTTTCTGTCAGTTTCTACTGCTGGGTATGCACATCACCTTTAAGTGTATTTTGTTTCCCCAGTAAGACTGCCATGGAGAAAACTAaactttcatttgcaagtggttatcagttAAGATTGCATCTAGGTTTGGTGGGGTGGGAGATCTCACAGAGCCCAGCTTGTGAAGACCTATGCagtccctgtgcatgctgcctcagtttcAGTAAGTTCATTtgtgaatgttttctttgtttacaagGTGCTGTATCCTAACTGTACTCTATCCCATATGAATTACACACTCTTTTCAACTCCTCTTTTGCAgtgttctctgagctctgaggggggAATTTAGTGATGACATcacatttagggctgagtgttccaaggtctttcaCTCTCATAATGTCTAGTTGTGGGTTTCTGCCTTTTTCCCCAACCACTATCGGAGGAAGCTTCTtgatgactgagcaaggcactgatctatgagtgtaAAAGAACAtccttaggagtcattttattgctatattcttTTGGTAGATAAAGAGTATTTAGTTTTACCCTAGGACCCTGGGCTCTCTAGTCTGAGGTTCTTCATTACCCAAGCAATGTTGGATAAGGGTCCAATCTTGTGGAGTGGGTCTTGAGTCAAATAATATATGATTTGGTTACCCCTAAAATCCTTGTGCCACCATTGTACTAACACATGTGGCAGGCAGGTCACCAGATTGAAGGGTTTGTGATTGGATTGGtatttccatttctcctttgttttgcAGAGTGCCTTCCTATATCAAAGGCACTAGAATATAAAAGTGAAGATCTTGGTAGACGAAAGCTCAACTTCTCCATCTCAATGAGCTGTGTAGCTGTTGTCTTCTACAATGGTCCCTGGCCTTTAGTCTGTGGAATGCAAGCTGTAGTCATGGAAACACCTTGGTTTGTTTGGAAATTTCAATGAGATGCATTTGCCAGACTACTCAAGTAGATGTAGCCCATTCCTGGTACTAGAACTTCATTTAgagacaagagatggccagtcaGGACTCGGTCTCTCATTATTTAGCAATTTCTTTTAAGCCaccttcatattctctctctccctctacctacCCCCTCTCTcatccataactatctattctattgTTCTTTTCTAGGGTAACTTATCTGCCTCCTTCCCCAGTCCCTTACTCTCTTCCTAACCTCCATtctagcttggttatcattgactgaacagctaatattcacatataagtgaatacataccataccTATTATTCTGGAtatgagttacttcactcagaattttttctatttccatccatttatttgaaaagtttattattttattttgaacaacTAAATAATTTTCTAGTATATAAATGCACTGCATTCTCTTTATCCACTGTCCTGTGGAGGGACATCCAGGCTTGcaatttctggctattttgaataGAGCAGCATGGAAGacagttaagaaaatgttttgtggT contains:
- the LOC110296880 gene encoding olfactory receptor 6B1, translating into MDVENQTRVTKFILVGFPGSLSMRAAVFLMFLVAYILTVAENVIIILLVQQNRPLHKPMYFFLANLSFLETWYISVTVPKLLFSFWSMSNSISFTHCMIQLYFFIALMCTECVLLAAMAYDRYVAICRPLHYPTIMSHGLCFRLALGSWVIGFGISLAKIYFISRLSFCGPNVINHFFCDISPVLNLSCTDMSIAELVDFVLALVIFLFPLSITVLSYGCILATVLRMPTGKQKAFSTCASHLVVVTIFYSATIFMYARPRAIHAFNMNKVISIFYAIVTPALNPFIYCLRNREVKEALKKLIYCQVIRSD